The following nucleotide sequence is from Candidatus Polarisedimenticolia bacterium.
GTGATGATCCCCATGGTCTTCTGGGCGTCGTTGGTGCCGTGGCCGAGGCTGTAGAACGCCGCCGAGACGAGCTGCAGGCGGCGGAAGCGGCGATCCACGACCGACGGCATCGAGTAGCGGTGCAGGAAGAACAGCAGGATCATGGTCGAAAAACCGATCAGGAAACCGATGACGGGCGACAGGACGATGAACAGGAGAATCTTTCCGAGGCCCTGCGGGAGCAGGACCGAGGTCCCCGAATGGGCCACGGCGGCGCCCGCCAGGCCGCCGATCAGGGCGTGCGAGGAGGAGACCGGCAGCCCCAGCCACCAGGTGAGGAGGTTCCAGACGATGGCGCCGACGAGGCCCCCCAGGACCACCCAGCGGTCGATGGCCGTGGGCTCGACCACCCCCTTGCCCAGGGTCGTCGCCACCTTCACGCCGAAGCCGAAGGCCGCGACGAAATTGAAGAAGGCCGCCCAGGCCACGGCGGTGTTGGGGGACAGGGTCCCCGTGGAGACGATCGTGGCGACCGAGTTGGCGGCGTCGTGGAAGCCGTTGAGAAAGTCGAATACTAGCGCGATCGCGATGATGGCGATGACGGTGAGCAGGACGGTGTCGATGGGCGGCTCCCCGGCGCAACCGGCGGCGGTCGCGTTCTACTGGTTCTTCAGGATGATCCGTTCCAGGACGATGGCGATCCCTTCGGCGGCGTCGGTGGCCCTCTCGAGCGTCTCGATGATCTCCTTCGCCTTGATGATGAAGATCGGGTCGCGCCCCGAGTCGAGGATGCGCACCACCGCCTCGCGATAGAGCCGGTCTCCCTCCTTCTCGAGCTGGTTGATGCGCGCGCAGCGCTCCATGATGGTCTTCGAGTCCTTGAGGTGGGTGACCGCCAGTCGGATCTCCTCCGCCTGCCGGTGGACGATGCGGGTCAGGTCGGCCGCGTCCGGGATTTCGGCCCCCACCCTGAACAGCACCGCCCGGCTGGCGGCCGCGTCGATCAGGTCGACCAGGTCGTCCAGGTGCGATCCGAGGTCGTGGATGTCCTCGCGATCGATCGGCGTGATGAACGTGCGGTGCAGCGCCTTCACCAGCTCGTGGATGAGGACGTCGCAGCGGTGCTCGATGTCCTTGATGCGCGTCGCGCCCGCGGCCGGATCCCCCCCCTTGCCGTTGCGGAACATCTCCTCCAGGATGAGCGCCGCCTCGGCTGCCCCTGCCGCCAGGGACTCGAAGGTCTCGAAGAACAGGCGGTCGGTCTTCTTCACGCTCAGAATCATTCGGCGCCTCCGGTTTCCTTGCGGGTCTTCGTCCGGGTCTCGGCCACCTTGTGATAGGCGCCGTCGCAGTAGAGCAGCGGACGCCCTTCGGAGTGTCCGGCCGCCTCGACGCGGCCGACGAAGATCGTGTGGTCCCCGCCGTCGTGGGCCGCCTCCAGGGAGCAGTCGAACCAGGCCAGGCAGTCGTTCAGGATCGGAGCGCCGGTCTCCGCCTTGCGGTACGCGCATCCGTCCAGCCAGTTTCCGTGCTCGCCCAAGTGGCCGGCGGCCAGCTCGGAGAGGCGCTCCTGCCCCGCCCGGAGCACGTTGATGGCGAAGGCGCGGTGCCGGTCGATCAGGCCGTGGCTGCGGGCCTTCTTGTCGATGCAGGCGAGGACCAGGGGCGGGTTGAGCGACAGCGAGCAGAAGGAGCTGACCGTGATCCCCATGATCCCCCCTTCCCGCCGCGTGGTGAGGATCGACACGCCGCTCGACCAGCGGCGCATGGCGCTCTTGAACTGATCAACCGTGACCGGCACCCTGCGGCTCCGAGACGGCGCGGGCGAGCGTGACGCGCGCGCGTGAAGCGGAATATTATCCCGACTTCACGAATCCCGGGCACGGAACGGAGGTGGAGGGTCGGATGGGGCGCGCGGGCCGTGGCGAGGGAGTCTACAACGTCGTGGTCATCGGGGGGGGGACCGCCGGCCTGGTGACCGCCGCCGGCACGGCCGCGCTGGGGGGACGGGTCGCCCTCGTCGAGCGCCATCGGATGGGGGGCGACTGCCTGAACTACGGCTGCGTCCCCAGCAAGGCGTTGATTGCCTCGGCGCGCGCCGCCGCCCGGATGCGGCACGCCGGCCTGCAAGCGCTCGATCCCGTCGACGTGGCGGTGGACTACGGCCGCGTCGTCAGGCGCCTGAAGGCCCTGCGGGCGCGGATCGAGCCGCACGACTCCGCCGCGCGCTTCGAAGGGCTCGGCGTGGATGTCTTCTTCGGGCAGGCCGCGCTCGAATCTCCGCACGCGGTCGCGGTCGGCGGGGCCGTCCTCAGGGCGCGCCACATCGTGCTGGCCACCGGCGGCCGCGCCGCGATCCCCGACGTGCCCGGCCTGCAGGAGGCCGGGTTCCTGACGAACGAGACCGTCTTCGAGCGCGAGGAGCCGCCCGGCCGGCTCCTGGTGATGGGGGGCGGACCGATCGGCTGCGAGCTGGCCCAGGCGATGGCGCGGCTGGGGGCGCGGGTCACCCTGATCGATCGGGGCGGGCAGCTCCTGCATCGCGAGGACCCTGACGTCGCGGCGCTCGTCCAGGCGGGGCTCGAGGCGGACGGCGTGGGCGTTCTGTTGCGCGCCCGGGTGGAATCGATCGCACAGGGACGGGACGGGGCGCACCGCGCCCGCGTCCGCCAGGACGGCGGCGACCCGGGGTCCGCGACCTCCCGGGACGTCGAGGCCGACACGATCCTGGTCGCCGCCGGCCGCCGCCCCAACATCGAGGGGCTCGGCCTGGAGAAGGCCGGCGTGGCGATGACTCGGAAGGGGGTGACCGTCGATGATTTCCTGAGGACGACCCGGCGGAACATTTTCGCCGCCGGCGATGTGTGCGGCCCCTACCAGTTCACCCACTTCGCCGAATACCAGGCTCGCCTGATCGTCCGCAACATTCTCCTGTCCCCCCTGGGGGGCCTCGGGAAGGCGAAGGCCGACTACCGTGTCGTGCCGTGGACCACGTTCACCGAGCCGGAGGTGGCGCGCGTCGGCGTGAACGAGACGGACGCGGCCCGGGCCGGGATCCCGTGCGACGTGCACCGCTTCCCTTACAGCCAGCTGGACCGGGCTATCCTCGAGAGCGACGAAACCGGTTTCGCGAAAGTGATCACGACGAAAGGGAAGGACACCCTTCTCGGCGCGACGGTCGTGGGGGCGGGGGCCGGGGAGGTGATCCACGAGCTGGTCCTGGCGATGCGGGAGCGGATCGGCCTGTCGAGGCTGTCGTCGATGATCCACGTCTACCCGACGTTTTCGCAGGCCCTGCAGCGCGGCGCCGATGCCTTCATGCGGACGCGGCTCACCCCGGGGGCACGCGCTCTCTTCTCCCGCCTCTACGCGTGGCAGCGGAGATCCCCGTGAGCACGGTCGTGGACGGGCCCCCCCGCGACGGCCGGACCGGGGCGCGTCGCATGGCCCTTCTTCTGGCGCTGGCCGCGGCGCTGTTCATCGCGGCCCGCGTGCTCCCCATCGGCGCATGGCTTGCGTCGCTGAACGGCCTCTTCACCCGGCTCGGCCCCTGGGGGATCGTCCTCTTCGTCCTCGTCTATGCCCTGGCCGCCGTCCTGTTCGTCCCCGGCTCGCCGCTCACGGTCGGGGCGGGCCTCGTCTACGGGCTCGGGCCGGGCTTCGCGGCGGCGTCGGCCGGGTCGACGCTCGGCGCCGCGTGCGCCTTCCTGGTCGCGCGCTACCTGGCCCGCGATCGGGTCGAGCGCTGGGTCGGGGGCGATCCCCGATTCCGGGCCATCGACGAGGCGGTCGGCCGCGAGGGATGGACGATCGTCCTGCTCACCCGACTGAGCCCCGTCTTTCCATTCAACCTTCTTAACTATCTCTACGGCCTGACGCGCGTCCCGTTCCACACCTACCTTCCCGCCTCGTGGATCGGCATGATGCCCGGGACGCTCCTGTACGTGTATCTGGGGTTCGCGGGACGGACCGTGGCGCAGGCCGCCACGGCCGGGCTGGCGCGCTCCCCCGCCGAATACGCCTTCTGGGCCACAGGCCTCCTCGCGACGATCGCCGTGACGCTCTACGTCACGCGCCTCGCGCGGCGGGCTCTGCACAGCCGGGCCGGATGGAGTGCAGGTTGAGATGGTCCGCTTTGGCCGCCGAATCCGGCGCCGCGGTGGTGATCTGACCGGTGGGCCCTGCCAGGATGCCCGCGACGGCGATAAGATTCACTACACTTCGCTCAAGGCCGCCACCTTCACGAACAAGTCTCGAAGTCACGAATTTCCGTCCTCCCGGGGTGACTTGTCCTTGACCAAGATCCTACTGGCAACTCCCCTTGACTGGTACCGGGGAACCTGTACGATCACCAGCACACGACACACTCGGCGGGTTCCGGGAGGGGTAACCAATCCATGGAAAAGTATCGCGGGAGTATGGACGCGAAGCGGGCGGTAGCCCTGCTCCTCGGCCTCATGGATCTCGCCGCCGTGGTTGGCTGCGGCGCCGCGGCCGTGGACTCGGGCACCGCGAAAGGGCATGGAGCCGCCGCGGAAGCGCCCGTGGCTGATGTTCGCTCTGATCGTCACTACCCGCAGTTCGAGGACGTGACGCAGAGGGCCGGCATCACGTCCGTCCACCACAAGCCCGACCTCGATCCCAAATTGGGCAACATCATGAATTGGCTGGCGTCCGTGGGGGCGGCTGTGGCTGCCGCCGACTACGACGGGGACGGGGACATCGACCTTTACGTCAGCGACTCGCGGACCGGGTATCCAAACCAACTCTACCGCAACGACGGAGTCTTCCACTTCACGGACGTGGCCGTTGAGGCCGGTGTAGCGCGCGTCAACGAGAACAAAGGGACCTCGATGGACGCCGTCTTCGGCGACATCGACAACGACGGGCACCCCGACCTCTATGTCGTCAAGTGGGGCTGCAACGTTCTCTTCCATAACAACGGCGACGGCACCTTCACCGACATCACGCGGGCGGCCGGCGTGGGCGACTGCGGCAACGGCAACGCCGCGGTCTTCGTGGACTACGATCTCGACGGGAACCTCGATCTCATGGTCGGCAATTATTTCAAGCCGGCCGACCTGTGGCACATCTCGACGACCAGAATCATGCATGACAGCTTCGAGAGCTCGCGCAACGCCGGCAAGAACCTCGTCTACCACAACAACGGGGACGGGACCTTCACCGACGTGGCGCACCAGCTCGGGATGGACGACACGGGCTGGACGCTCGACCTGGGCTGTGGCGACATCGACAACGACGGCGACCAGGACTGTTACATCGCCAACGACTTCGGCGACGACAAGCTGTTCAGGAACGAAGGGAGCGGGACCTTCAGCGATATCACGAAGGCCGCCAAGGGGACCGACACCAAGAAGGGGATGAACGTCGATTTCGGCGATTACAACAACGACGGCTTCCTGGACATCTATGTCACCAACATCACCACGATCGAATACCTGCACGAAGGGAACATGCTCTGGCACAACATGGGGAACGGCACCTTCGTCGACGTCGCCGATCCAGCGGAGGTGTTCGAGGGAGGTTGGGGGTGGTGCGGCAAGTTCCTCGACTACGACAACGACGGCGACCTCGACATCTTCACGGTCAACGGGTTCGTGTCCGCGGGGGAGGGGAACTACTGGTACGATCTCGCGACCATGGCCACGACACCGGACCTTGACATCACCGACACCAGGACCTGGCCGATGATGGGCGACCGGAGCTTTTCCGGGTACGAGCCATCGCGCCTGTTCCAAAACGACGGTCCGACCTTCGTCGAGGTTGCCCAACGCGAGGGGATCACGGACACCTTCGACGGACGGGGCATCGCCGTAGCCGACCTCGACAGCGACGGTTGGCCGGATCTCTTCGTCGCGAACCAAGGCGCGCGGCCGACGCTTTACCGCAACCGGGGGATCCCCGGACGCCACTGGATCGATTTTGACCTGCGCCAAACCGGGCGCAACACCAGCGCGATCGGGGCACGCGTGACGCTGCGCTCCGGCGGCTTGACGCAGATCCGCGAGGTGGACGGCGGGAACGGCTACGCCTCGCAGAGCAGCACCATACTGCACTTCGGCCTGGGGACGTCCACGACCGTGGACGAGGCAACGATTCGCTGGCCCGACGGCGCCAGGGAGGGGCTGCGAAACCTCCGGCCGGACAGCGTTGTCCGGCGCGTGCATCCCTTCAAGCGGAGATGAGCGTGCGAAGCCGCCCGAGCGGGCTCGTTCGTGCCGTGGCGGCGGGGACGGCCGCCCTGGCCGCTACATGGGGCGCCGCGGCGACCTGCGCTGCGCTCCTGGGAGTGGCGTCGCCCGATTCCTCCGAAATCGAGAGGCGCAAGGCCGCGGTCGCTCGGCGGCCGGGAGATGCCGCGGCGCACTTCGATCTGGCGGCCGCACTGCTCCTCGTCGAAAGGCAGGAGGAAGCGCTCGCTGTCTTTCAGCGAGCCATCGACCTCGAGCCCGGGAACCTGAAATACGGCAACGAATACCGCCGCGCGTGTGTGCGGGCGGGCGAGCACCAGCGGGCGATCGATTTTCTCGAGAAGGAAGTGGCGGCCCACGCGGACGTCCTGGCGCTTCACCTGAACCTGGCGCTCGCCTACGTCGACAAGATGCCCACTGCGGGGCTCGGCATCGTCGGCCAGGGGCTCCTCTCGAACCGGTCGATCCGCGAGCTCAACGTGGTTCTCGAGCGCGACCCCGGCTCCTGGGCGGCGATGTACGGCAGGGCGATGAACCACCTGCACTGGCCCAAGGCGCTCATGCACGCGTCACGGGCGATCGAGGACTTCCGGGCCTGCCTGAGAATGCAGTCCGCGGTCCCCGCGGCAAAGATCCGGCCGCACAATCTGCTGCCGTACCTGGGGTTGGGAGACGCCCAAGTGAAGAACGGCCAGCTCGTCGAGGCGCGTCGGACCTGGGTTGAAGCGCAGAAACTCTTCCCGGGCGATTCCCGCCTCTCGAAGCGCCTGGCGCTGGGTGACGGCGAGCTGACGAAGTTCGTGGACGAGGAACGAGGTCTCGCCAGACCGATCGACACCGACCTGTCCTTCGTCTGGAACCCTTGAGCCCGCCGAGGGACCGTCCGCGACACTCCTACCGGCTTGCCGGCTCACGCGATGGCGCGTAGGCCTCGCTCACCGCGATGCGCGTCTTCGACTGCCACTCGGTGTAGGTCCGCGACTCGGAGA
It contains:
- a CDS encoding flavin reductase family protein: MPVTVDQFKSAMRRWSSGVSILTTRREGGIMGITVSSFCSLSLNPPLVLACIDKKARSHGLIDRHRAFAINVLRAGQERLSELAAGHLGEHGNWLDGCAYRKAETGAPILNDCLAWFDCSLEAAHDGGDHTIFVGRVEAAGHSEGRPLLYCDGAYHKVAETRTKTRKETGGAE
- a CDS encoding TVP38/TMEM64 family protein → MSTVVDGPPRDGRTGARRMALLLALAAALFIAARVLPIGAWLASLNGLFTRLGPWGIVLFVLVYALAAVLFVPGSPLTVGAGLVYGLGPGFAAASAGSTLGAACAFLVARYLARDRVERWVGGDPRFRAIDEAVGREGWTIVLLTRLSPVFPFNLLNYLYGLTRVPFHTYLPASWIGMMPGTLLYVYLGFAGRTVAQAATAGLARSPAEYAFWATGLLATIAVTLYVTRLARRALHSRAGWSAG
- a CDS encoding CRTAC1 family protein: MEKYRGSMDAKRAVALLLGLMDLAAVVGCGAAAVDSGTAKGHGAAAEAPVADVRSDRHYPQFEDVTQRAGITSVHHKPDLDPKLGNIMNWLASVGAAVAAADYDGDGDIDLYVSDSRTGYPNQLYRNDGVFHFTDVAVEAGVARVNENKGTSMDAVFGDIDNDGHPDLYVVKWGCNVLFHNNGDGTFTDITRAAGVGDCGNGNAAVFVDYDLDGNLDLMVGNYFKPADLWHISTTRIMHDSFESSRNAGKNLVYHNNGDGTFTDVAHQLGMDDTGWTLDLGCGDIDNDGDQDCYIANDFGDDKLFRNEGSGTFSDITKAAKGTDTKKGMNVDFGDYNNDGFLDIYVTNITTIEYLHEGNMLWHNMGNGTFVDVADPAEVFEGGWGWCGKFLDYDNDGDLDIFTVNGFVSAGEGNYWYDLATMATTPDLDITDTRTWPMMGDRSFSGYEPSRLFQNDGPTFVEVAQREGITDTFDGRGIAVADLDSDGWPDLFVANQGARPTLYRNRGIPGRHWIDFDLRQTGRNTSAIGARVTLRSGGLTQIREVDGGNGYASQSSTILHFGLGTSTTVDEATIRWPDGAREGLRNLRPDSVVRRVHPFKRR
- a CDS encoding inorganic phosphate transporter, which codes for MDTVLLTVIAIIAIALVFDFLNGFHDAANSVATIVSTGTLSPNTAVAWAAFFNFVAAFGFGVKVATTLGKGVVEPTAIDRWVVLGGLVGAIVWNLLTWWLGLPVSSSHALIGGLAGAAVAHSGTSVLLPQGLGKILLFIVLSPVIGFLIGFSTMILLFFLHRYSMPSVVDRRFRRLQLVSAAFYSLGHGTNDAQKTMGIITILLFTSGYMKEFHVPLWVILTCHAAIAAGTLMGGWRIVKTMGMRITKLRPIGGFSAETAGAITILGASLWGIPVSTTHTITGAIMGVGATHRLSAVRWGVARRIIWAWILTIPVSAAIAAATYLLIRLFV
- a CDS encoding mercuric reductase, yielding MGRAGRGEGVYNVVVIGGGTAGLVTAAGTAALGGRVALVERHRMGGDCLNYGCVPSKALIASARAAARMRHAGLQALDPVDVAVDYGRVVRRLKALRARIEPHDSAARFEGLGVDVFFGQAALESPHAVAVGGAVLRARHIVLATGGRAAIPDVPGLQEAGFLTNETVFEREEPPGRLLVMGGGPIGCELAQAMARLGARVTLIDRGGQLLHREDPDVAALVQAGLEADGVGVLLRARVESIAQGRDGAHRARVRQDGGDPGSATSRDVEADTILVAAGRRPNIEGLGLEKAGVAMTRKGVTVDDFLRTTRRNIFAAGDVCGPYQFTHFAEYQARLIVRNILLSPLGGLGKAKADYRVVPWTTFTEPEVARVGVNETDAARAGIPCDVHRFPYSQLDRAILESDETGFAKVITTKGKDTLLGATVVGAGAGEVIHELVLAMRERIGLSRLSSMIHVYPTFSQALQRGADAFMRTRLTPGARALFSRLYAWQRRSP
- a CDS encoding DUF47 family protein; the protein is MILSVKKTDRLFFETFESLAAGAAEAALILEEMFRNGKGGDPAAGATRIKDIEHRCDVLIHELVKALHRTFITPIDREDIHDLGSHLDDLVDLIDAAASRAVLFRVGAEIPDAADLTRIVHRQAEEIRLAVTHLKDSKTIMERCARINQLEKEGDRLYREAVVRILDSGRDPIFIIKAKEIIETLERATDAAEGIAIVLERIILKNQ